GTCGCCTTCGCCGCCTTTAAAAGCCACCAGCGTCATTACCGGGATCGCTAAGGAGATTGCTATGATAAATTTTTTCATGGGTCAGTTTTTTTAAATCCGTTTATGTATGTGTTATTTATTTACAATGATTATTTTTTATAATGATCTTGGCTTCATCATTTCCTTTTTTCTTCGAATATTTCCAGTCCTCACAGGCACCCTTATCATCGCCTAATCCCTTTTTGGCCCAACCGCGGTTGTTATATGCCTCACAATCATCCGGCTTTAATTGAAGCGCTTTATTAAAATCACCCATAGCTTCTGTGAACTGTTTTAATTTGTTTCTTGCACTGCCGCGGCTTACATAGGCAAAAGATTGATCCGGCTTAAGTTCTATCACTGTGGTGTAATCATCAATTGCTCCCTGGTAATTGCCGTTTGAGCTGTAACAAAAAGCCCGTTTTAAGTACGCATCCAGATTCTTGGGGTCTTTTTCAATTGCCGCGTTAAAATCCAGGATAGCATTAGTAAAATCGCCGCTGGATATCTTTGTCACTCCGCTTCTTACCAACGCCTGGGCTTCCTCTTTTTGAGCATAGGTGCCGAATGTGATGAGAGCTGCTGCGAATATTGAGATTATTTTTTTCATAAATCAAAAGTTTACGGAGTTATTTGTTACAAGTTAAACAATCTTTGTGCCAAGTCAATAAAAACAATATAATTAATTGATTGTCAAACGGTTAAACTACTATTCGAAAGGCGTATTATTCCGGTATTTTTTTTCACGATACATCATTATAAGATGCTCGAAGGCTTTCACTAAGCCTTTCTGGGTTTTTTCATCAAACTCACCAGCAAAACTTATACGTGAAAAATAGCCTTTCGTTCTGGGTATTTCAATTCGCCTGTCAATGCATTCATCGGCTATACACCTCACCACCAAAGCCTTTTCCTCAGCTATATATTCCACGTTATCGGGGTTAAGTTTTACAATGGGCACCCGGTCAATCCTGTTTATTTTTTCATTCTTATAGAACTCAATAACAAGAGTGCCTCTTTCGTTGGTTAGCTGGGCAATGCCCTTTAGCTTACCATTTATATAGTTTATGGTCTCCTCTGACGATATATTATCCTTTTCCTGTGCGAAAACAGGAGAAACAGCGAAAAGTAGGGCTGCAAAATACATATAAGCACTTTTTTTCATAATTTCATGTGTTTATTATCGGTTAATTTTACTTTCGGCCGAATACATCTTACTACAAATCTAAAATATTTTTTTATGTAAATGTAATCTCCTTTTCATCTTTAGTTTGAGTAAAAGACCGATTTAATTATGCAGAATAATTACACCTATATACTACTCCTTAAAAACCGTACCAAACTATTTGTTCTTGTATGCCTGACCTTATTTAGCCCTATTCTTATCGCCCAGGCGAAGCAGCTGAAGGTGAAATTTAATTTTATTGTTGATGGCGGGAGTCGTGATGGATCAAAAGTTAGCATTGAACGTGACGGACAAAAATGGAGAACCCGCGATGGCGATGACGGTAAAAATTATATTGACCTTGACTACCAGCACGATTATATTTTCAGTTTTTCAAAAAACGGATATGTTACAAAAAAAATAGCTTTTTCTACCAAAGTCCCCAAAAGCATTATTAAAGACGGGTTTGATCCCTTCTCGTTCGACATTTCCATTTTCAAACAATCCGATGCAATAAACATTGTTATGTTCAATCAACCTGTGGCACGTATTGAATATAAGGAGGATATTGATGATTTTGGTTATGATACCGACTATACCAAAAGTGTGTTATCAGGCATACAGGACGCTGAAAAAGAATTAAAGAAAAAAACAAAAGAAGAAAAGGCTAATCCTAAATCCGGCAATGTAACCGCTGCCGGCCCGGGGAGCCAGGCAAATCAGTCGGCTGAAACCACCGATAAAAACAGCAGTGAAGGAGGTAGCAACTCCACAGAAACAACAAAAAAGAACAACAACGAAGGTGACAAGAAATCAAATACTCCATTTGATAATGATGGACGTAATAAAATAAAATCCGCTACTGAAGCAGGAGACAGGGGAAAGATCTCCGGTCAAACCGAAGGCGATGGCCGCAATAGCTTCAACGGGAAAACCCCACCAGAAAAGCGGGAAGAGCGACAATATGTAGAAGGCAACAAACGTATCACTGAAATTACAATTGTGCGTAATGGAAAAACATATGTATACAAAAAGGTTTGTTACGTTTGGGGTGTTTTCTATTTCCGCGACAATGTAAATATTACAGAAACTATCTTCATCGAAGATGCCCTGTAACCCTTCCCCTCCACACCATACCCTTTTTTAATTAAAACAGATTTTTAGGTGATTTTTATGCATTTCGCATCATTTTTGCATCGTATGGATAGGTGCAGAAATGTTATATTTGCTGGTTATACCTGTTTATTACGTTTATCATGCAGTACCCAAATAAGACCATATTTAAGCAGCCCGGAAATCCCTTACCTAAGCGGATCCGGATATATTCTGCCTTAATTATGGTTTTACTTTTTGTACACACCTCCTTCTCCCAGGATTTTTTAAGGGTCAATCTCAAATTTCTTATTGATGGCGGCACCAGGGAAGGCGCGAAAATCACTATTCAAAAAGACGGATCAAGCTGGAAAGCAATGGACTCTGACGGCAAAAAAGAATCCGTGGATCTCGATTTCGGACATGAATTCCTGTTCACTTTTTCCAAACCCGGCTTTGTTACAAAAAAGATATATTTCTCCACAAAGATCCCCAAGGATATGGTGCAGGATGGGTTTGAACCATACCTGTTCAACGTAACCATATTCAAGCAATATGAAGGAGTGAACATTGTTGTATTTAACCAACCCGTTGCGCGTGTAGCATTCAAGGAAGACATTGATGACTTCGATTATGATACCGACTATACCAAATCCATACTCTCTGAACTCAAGGAAGTGGAGAAACAAATTGAACAAAAACGTAAAGAAGAGATAATAAACAAGAAGGCGGAAGAAGTGGCGCAGAAAAAAGCAGCCGAGGAGTTGGCTAAACAGGAAGAAGCCAAAAAGAAAGCCGAAGAAGAGGCAAAGAAAAAGGCGGCGGAAGAAGAAGCGAAAAAGAGGGCGGAAGAAGAAGCGAAAGTAGCAAAAGCCAAAGCTGAAGCTGAAGCCAGAAAGAAAGAAGAAGAAAATACCAGGAAGAAAGCGGAAGAAGAAGAAAAGAAAAGAATAGCCCAGGCCAAAGAGGAAGAAGAAAAGAAAAAACTTGCGCAGGCTAAAGCGGAGGAAGATGCAAAGAAAGCGGCAAAAGCCAAAGCAGATGAAGAGGCGAAAAAAGCCGCACAGGCTAAAGCCGATGAAGAAGCGAAGAAAGCTGCCCAGA
The nucleotide sequence above comes from Bacteroidota bacterium. Encoded proteins:
- a CDS encoding tetratricopeptide repeat protein; translated protein: MKKIISIFAAALITFGTYAQKEEAQALVRSGVTKISSGDFTNAILDFNAAIEKDPKNLDAYLKRAFCYSSNGNYQGAIDDYTTVIELKPDQSFAYVSRGSARNKLKQFTEAMGDFNKALQLKPDDCEAYNNRGWAKKGLGDDKGACEDWKYSKKKGNDEAKIIIKNNHCK